From Lepisosteus oculatus isolate fLepOcu1 chromosome 8, fLepOcu1.hap2, whole genome shotgun sequence, one genomic window encodes:
- the LOC102693755 gene encoding insulin receptor substrate 2-B isoform X1 yields the protein MANLVDCRENNAAMLLLETQQRAIGSKTTVTTNGDTSVGEIPSSLINIGNVQYQQHLPLSFHHSSQQAQQQYSEENLQDELLRKPSLSLVQEEVAVGTTAAPVAAAAGAAARSDGLDDVRKCGYLRKQKHGHKRFFVLRGQSHLGPSRLEYYDSEKKFRNSTRSTATACPPKRVIPLYQCFTVNKRADAKSKHLIALYTKDEYFAMVAENEQDQEDWYAAISDLMNEGKRGHLDSEELDDGYGTVTPGTVFKEVWQVNVKPKGLGQTKNLTGVYRLCLSSKSIHLVKLNSETPCVNLQLMNIRRCGHSESFFFIEVGRSSSIGPGEIWMQVDDSVVAQNMHETILETMKALKAFAEFRPRSKSQSSSSNPLAFITTRRHLGNLPPSQTGLQRRSRTETIVGTPPASKSGGYRFRTSSEGEGTMSRPFRSVTGSLIHLNAARMNLGRQEGGGGRYVRAAAGAPCHMRSASLPVSHFPSTTSPVSVSSSSGHGSASDTLTRPSSASICGSPSDGGFNSSDEYGSSPGDFRYFRVRSNTPDSLGNTPPIREENSLNDYMAMDRHREGLGCSEGPREDCVEVDKGFRKQAHSLSRPGSSSGVAVYQKMTQTTSSLDEPCAEASLVGSSGHRACSVSPKSGFCPYPEDYYQAKPPAYQHQGNPKDDGYMPMMPGVVPKRSADYVPMQPKTSSAPQQIVSPRCSQYVDSEGYMMMLPSGGYSPVQTCPQSSNGRVSNGPYMDMSQNGAPTHRKRSNDCHCAQTPPDLPKSYSSYFSLPRSYKAPLRESRESDEYVPMCSPAKPAYAVIECSRRVVPSGPSPTPGMHNGCQASVGGDGRAVRPTRLSLERHNFHSSLIVCEPPSPGEYINIDYEQKALHTPCSLSAEGSPSSLGSSSEQRRSPLPDYMSLDLDNAFPKGCSPQPMPVAPRNPTDYSLPQASTPSSGRTDDYTEMTFNLGGEPSSPSAMVKQLRIIEPYPALPALSPPVEPKVIRADPQGRRRHSSETFSSSPSAPSSAPQSSALLMDGSKRHSSASFDSVWLRMEGTGSLEVAGDVGCSSSSRMCRNTSAGYQNGLNYIALDLREDPQGCCDLVSPSVPPPPPLAESGAYARIKFPKSDGLTAASKGKSLSE from the exons ATGGCAAATTTGGTAGATTGTCGAGAAAACAACGCCGCTATGTTGCTGTTGGAAACACAACAGCGCGCAATTGGGTcgaaaacaacagtcacaacaaACGGCGACACCTCTGTCGGGGAAATCCCTTCATCTTTAATTAATATTGGCAACGTGCAATACCAGCAGCACCTGCCGCTCTCGTTTCACCACAGCTCACAGCAGGCGCAGCAACAGTATTCGGAGGAAAACCTCCAGGACGAACTGCTGAGAAAACCTTCCCTGTCCCTCGTACAGGAAGAAGTCGCTGTCGGCACTACAGCTGCCCCTGtggcagctgctgctggtgccgCCGCCAGGAGCGACGGGCTGGACGACGTGAGGAAATGCGGCTACTTGAGAAAGCAAAAGCACGGTCACAAGCGGTTCTTCGTGCTGAGAGGCCAGAGCCACCTGGGCCCCAGCAGGCTGGAATACTATGACAGCGAAAAGAAATTCCGCAACAGCACAAGATCCACCGCCACCGCCTGCCCCCCGAAACGAGTGATCCCGCTATACCAGTGCTTCACTGTAAACAAGAGGGCTGATGCCAAGAGCAAGCACCTCATTGCCCTGTACACGAAAGACGAGTATTTCGCAATGGTGGCTGAGAATGAGCAGGATCAGGAGGACTGGTACGCCGCTATAAGCGACTTGATGAATGAGGGAAAGAGAGGGCACCTGGACTCGGAGGAGTTGGACGACGGGTATGGCACCGTCACTCCTGGCACTGTTTTCAAAGAAGTGTGGCAGGTGAATGTGAAACCCAAGGGGCTGGGGCAGACCAAGAACTTAACCGGCGTGTACCGCCTGTGCCTCTCCAGCAAGAGCATTCACCTCGTGAAGCTGAACTCGGAGACGCCCTGCGTGAACCTGCAGCTCATGAACATCCGGCGCTGCGGCCACTCGGAGAGCTTCTTCTTCATCGAAGTGGGGCGCTCTTCCTCCATTGGCCCCGGGGAGATCTGGATGCAGGTGGACGACTCGGTGGTGGCCCAGAACATGCACGAGACCATCTTGGAGACCATGAAGGCCCTCAAGGCCTTTGCCGAGTTCCGGCCCCGGAGCAAGAGCCAGTCCTCCAGCTCCAATCCGCTGGCCTTCATCACCACCCGCAGACACCTGGGGAACCTGCCCCCCAGCCAGACGGGGCTGCAGCGCCGCTCGCGGACGGAGACCATCGTGGGCACCCCCCCTGCCAGCAAGAGTGGGGGCTACCGTTTCCGGACCTCCAGTGAGGGGGAGGGCACCATGAGCAGGCCCTTCCGCTCCGTCACGGGCAGCCTCATTCACCTCAACGCGGCCCGCATGAACCTCGGCAGGCAGGAGGGTGGCGGGGGCCGCTACGTGCGGGCCGCAGCGGGGGCTCCCTGCCACATGCGCTCGGCCTCCTTGCCCGTCTCCCACTTCCCTTCCACCACCAGCCCCGTCAGCGTGTCCTCCAGCAGCGGGCACGGTTCGGCCTCCGACACGCTGACCCGGCCCTCGAGCGCCTCCATCTGCGGCTCGCCTAGCGATGGGGGGTTCAACTCCTCCGACGAGTATGGCTCCAGCCCCGGGGACTTCCGCTACTTCCGGGTGAGGAGCAACACCCCCGATTCTCTGGGCAACACGCCGCCCATCCGGGAGGAGAACAGCCTCAATGACTACATGGCAATGGACCGACACCGAGAGGGCCTGGGCTGTTCTGAGGGCCCCAGGGAGGACTGCGTAGAGGTGGACAAGGGCTTCCGGAAGCAGGCTCACTCCCTCTCCAGGCCGGGCAGCAGCAGTGGCGTTGCAGTGTATCAGAAAATGACCCAGACTACCTCGTCGTTGGATGAGCCCTGTGCGGAGGCCAGCCTGGTGGGAAGCAGTGGCCACCGGGCCTGCTCCGTTTCCCCCAAGTCAGGCTTCTGCCCTTACCCAGAGGACTACTACCAGGCCAAGCCCCCTGCATACCAACATCAGGGTAACCCCAAGGATGATGGCTACATGCCCATGATGCCTGGTGTGGTGCCAAAACGGAGTGCAGACTATGTGCCCATGCAGCCCAAGACCTCTTCAGCTCCCCAACAGATTGTCAGCCCCAGATGCTCCCAGTATGTGGACTCTGAGGGCTACATGATGATGCTGCCCAGTGGTGGCTACTCACCTGTTCAAACCTGTCCCCAGAGCAGCAATGGACGCGTTTCCAATGGCCCATACATGGACATGTCCCAGAACGGTGCGCCTACCCATCGCAAGCGCTCCAACGACTGCCACTGCGCACAAACGCCACCTGATCTCCCAAAGTCTTACAGCTCCTACTTCTCCCTGCCAAGATCTTACAAAGCTCCCTTGCGGGAGAGCCGTGAGAGTGATGAATATGTGCCCATGTGTTCCCCTGCAAAGCCTGCCTATGCAGTGATTGAATGCAGCCGCCGGGTGGTGCCGAGCGGCCCCTCTCCCACTCCTGGGATGCATAATGGTTGCCAGGCGTCCGTCGGGGGAGATGGGAGAGCTGTGCGACCCACACGCCTTTCCTTGGAGAGGCACAACTTCCACAGCTCCCTTATTGTCTGCGAGCCCCCCAGTCCTGGAGAGTACATCAACATTGACTACGAGCAGAAGGCCTTGCACACACCCTGCTCCCTGTCTGCTGAGGGCTCCCCATCATCCTTGGGCTCCAGTAGCGAGCAGCGCCGCTCCCCACTTCCGGATTACATGAGTCTGGACCTTGATAATGCCTTTCCCAAAGGGTGCTCCCCACAGCCCATGCCAGTAGCCCCCAGGAACCCCACTGACTACAGTTTGCCCCAAGCATCCACTCCCAGCAGTGGGCGGACGGATGACTACACGGAAATGACCTTTAACCTGGGTGGGGAGCCCAGCAGCCCTTCGGCCATGGTGAAGCAGCTTCGGATTATAGAGCCCTACCCTGCCCTGCCAGCCTTGAGCCCCCCTGTCGAGCCCAAGGTCATCCGAGCTGACCCCCAGGGCAGGCGGCGACACAGTTCGGAGAccttctcctcctctcccagtGCGCCCAGCAGCGCCCCTCAGTCCAGTGCCCTCCTGATGGATGGCAGCAAGCGACACAGCTCGGCCTCCTTTGACAGCGTCTGGCTCCGGATGGAAGGTACGGGCTCCCTGGAGGTTGCGGGGGACGTGGGGTGCagctccagcagcaggatgtgtcGCAACACCTCTGCCGGCTATCAGAACGGCCTCAACTACATCGCCCTGGACCTCCGGGAAGACCCCCAGGGCTGCTGCGACCTGGTGTCCCCTTCTGTCCCCCCTCCACCTCCTCTGGCTGAAAGCGGAGCTTACGCCAGGATAAAGTTCCCCAAGTCCGACGGACTGACCGCTGCCTCAAAAG GTAAATCCCTCTCTGAGTGA
- the LOC102693755 gene encoding insulin receptor substrate 2-B isoform X2: MANLVDCRENNAAMLLLETQQRAIGSKTTVTTNGDTSVGEIPSSLINIGNVQYQQHLPLSFHHSSQQAQQQYSEENLQDELLRKPSLSLVQEEVAVGTTAAPVAAAAGAAARSDGLDDVRKCGYLRKQKHGHKRFFVLRGQSHLGPSRLEYYDSEKKFRNSTRSTATACPPKRVIPLYQCFTVNKRADAKSKHLIALYTKDEYFAMVAENEQDQEDWYAAISDLMNEGKRGHLDSEELDDGYGTVTPGTVFKEVWQVNVKPKGLGQTKNLTGVYRLCLSSKSIHLVKLNSETPCVNLQLMNIRRCGHSESFFFIEVGRSSSIGPGEIWMQVDDSVVAQNMHETILETMKALKAFAEFRPRSKSQSSSSNPLAFITTRRHLGNLPPSQTGLQRRSRTETIVGTPPASKSGGYRFRTSSEGEGTMSRPFRSVTGSLIHLNAARMNLGRQEGGGGRYVRAAAGAPCHMRSASLPVSHFPSTTSPVSVSSSSGHGSASDTLTRPSSASICGSPSDGGFNSSDEYGSSPGDFRYFRVRSNTPDSLGNTPPIREENSLNDYMAMDRHREGLGCSEGPREDCVEVDKGFRKQAHSLSRPGSSSGVAVYQKMTQTTSSLDEPCAEASLVGSSGHRACSVSPKSGFCPYPEDYYQAKPPAYQHQGNPKDDGYMPMMPGVVPKRSADYVPMQPKTSSAPQQIVSPRCSQYVDSEGYMMMLPSGGYSPVQTCPQSSNGRVSNGPYMDMSQNGAPTHRKRSNDCHCAQTPPDLPKSYSSYFSLPRSYKAPLRESRESDEYVPMCSPAKPAYAVIECSRRVVPSGPSPTPGMHNGCQASVGGDGRAVRPTRLSLERHNFHSSLIVCEPPSPGEYINIDYEQKALHTPCSLSAEGSPSSLGSSSEQRRSPLPDYMSLDLDNAFPKGCSPQPMPVAPRNPTDYSLPQASTPSSGRTDDYTEMTFNLGGEPSSPSAMVKQLRIIEPYPALPALSPPVEPKVIRADPQGRRRHSSETFSSSPSAPSSAPQSSALLMDGSKRHSSASFDSVWLRMEGTGSLEVAGDVGCSSSSRMCRNTSAGYQNGLNYIALDLREDPQGCCDLVSPSVPPPPPLAESGAYARIKFPKSDGLTAASKD, encoded by the coding sequence ATGGCAAATTTGGTAGATTGTCGAGAAAACAACGCCGCTATGTTGCTGTTGGAAACACAACAGCGCGCAATTGGGTcgaaaacaacagtcacaacaaACGGCGACACCTCTGTCGGGGAAATCCCTTCATCTTTAATTAATATTGGCAACGTGCAATACCAGCAGCACCTGCCGCTCTCGTTTCACCACAGCTCACAGCAGGCGCAGCAACAGTATTCGGAGGAAAACCTCCAGGACGAACTGCTGAGAAAACCTTCCCTGTCCCTCGTACAGGAAGAAGTCGCTGTCGGCACTACAGCTGCCCCTGtggcagctgctgctggtgccgCCGCCAGGAGCGACGGGCTGGACGACGTGAGGAAATGCGGCTACTTGAGAAAGCAAAAGCACGGTCACAAGCGGTTCTTCGTGCTGAGAGGCCAGAGCCACCTGGGCCCCAGCAGGCTGGAATACTATGACAGCGAAAAGAAATTCCGCAACAGCACAAGATCCACCGCCACCGCCTGCCCCCCGAAACGAGTGATCCCGCTATACCAGTGCTTCACTGTAAACAAGAGGGCTGATGCCAAGAGCAAGCACCTCATTGCCCTGTACACGAAAGACGAGTATTTCGCAATGGTGGCTGAGAATGAGCAGGATCAGGAGGACTGGTACGCCGCTATAAGCGACTTGATGAATGAGGGAAAGAGAGGGCACCTGGACTCGGAGGAGTTGGACGACGGGTATGGCACCGTCACTCCTGGCACTGTTTTCAAAGAAGTGTGGCAGGTGAATGTGAAACCCAAGGGGCTGGGGCAGACCAAGAACTTAACCGGCGTGTACCGCCTGTGCCTCTCCAGCAAGAGCATTCACCTCGTGAAGCTGAACTCGGAGACGCCCTGCGTGAACCTGCAGCTCATGAACATCCGGCGCTGCGGCCACTCGGAGAGCTTCTTCTTCATCGAAGTGGGGCGCTCTTCCTCCATTGGCCCCGGGGAGATCTGGATGCAGGTGGACGACTCGGTGGTGGCCCAGAACATGCACGAGACCATCTTGGAGACCATGAAGGCCCTCAAGGCCTTTGCCGAGTTCCGGCCCCGGAGCAAGAGCCAGTCCTCCAGCTCCAATCCGCTGGCCTTCATCACCACCCGCAGACACCTGGGGAACCTGCCCCCCAGCCAGACGGGGCTGCAGCGCCGCTCGCGGACGGAGACCATCGTGGGCACCCCCCCTGCCAGCAAGAGTGGGGGCTACCGTTTCCGGACCTCCAGTGAGGGGGAGGGCACCATGAGCAGGCCCTTCCGCTCCGTCACGGGCAGCCTCATTCACCTCAACGCGGCCCGCATGAACCTCGGCAGGCAGGAGGGTGGCGGGGGCCGCTACGTGCGGGCCGCAGCGGGGGCTCCCTGCCACATGCGCTCGGCCTCCTTGCCCGTCTCCCACTTCCCTTCCACCACCAGCCCCGTCAGCGTGTCCTCCAGCAGCGGGCACGGTTCGGCCTCCGACACGCTGACCCGGCCCTCGAGCGCCTCCATCTGCGGCTCGCCTAGCGATGGGGGGTTCAACTCCTCCGACGAGTATGGCTCCAGCCCCGGGGACTTCCGCTACTTCCGGGTGAGGAGCAACACCCCCGATTCTCTGGGCAACACGCCGCCCATCCGGGAGGAGAACAGCCTCAATGACTACATGGCAATGGACCGACACCGAGAGGGCCTGGGCTGTTCTGAGGGCCCCAGGGAGGACTGCGTAGAGGTGGACAAGGGCTTCCGGAAGCAGGCTCACTCCCTCTCCAGGCCGGGCAGCAGCAGTGGCGTTGCAGTGTATCAGAAAATGACCCAGACTACCTCGTCGTTGGATGAGCCCTGTGCGGAGGCCAGCCTGGTGGGAAGCAGTGGCCACCGGGCCTGCTCCGTTTCCCCCAAGTCAGGCTTCTGCCCTTACCCAGAGGACTACTACCAGGCCAAGCCCCCTGCATACCAACATCAGGGTAACCCCAAGGATGATGGCTACATGCCCATGATGCCTGGTGTGGTGCCAAAACGGAGTGCAGACTATGTGCCCATGCAGCCCAAGACCTCTTCAGCTCCCCAACAGATTGTCAGCCCCAGATGCTCCCAGTATGTGGACTCTGAGGGCTACATGATGATGCTGCCCAGTGGTGGCTACTCACCTGTTCAAACCTGTCCCCAGAGCAGCAATGGACGCGTTTCCAATGGCCCATACATGGACATGTCCCAGAACGGTGCGCCTACCCATCGCAAGCGCTCCAACGACTGCCACTGCGCACAAACGCCACCTGATCTCCCAAAGTCTTACAGCTCCTACTTCTCCCTGCCAAGATCTTACAAAGCTCCCTTGCGGGAGAGCCGTGAGAGTGATGAATATGTGCCCATGTGTTCCCCTGCAAAGCCTGCCTATGCAGTGATTGAATGCAGCCGCCGGGTGGTGCCGAGCGGCCCCTCTCCCACTCCTGGGATGCATAATGGTTGCCAGGCGTCCGTCGGGGGAGATGGGAGAGCTGTGCGACCCACACGCCTTTCCTTGGAGAGGCACAACTTCCACAGCTCCCTTATTGTCTGCGAGCCCCCCAGTCCTGGAGAGTACATCAACATTGACTACGAGCAGAAGGCCTTGCACACACCCTGCTCCCTGTCTGCTGAGGGCTCCCCATCATCCTTGGGCTCCAGTAGCGAGCAGCGCCGCTCCCCACTTCCGGATTACATGAGTCTGGACCTTGATAATGCCTTTCCCAAAGGGTGCTCCCCACAGCCCATGCCAGTAGCCCCCAGGAACCCCACTGACTACAGTTTGCCCCAAGCATCCACTCCCAGCAGTGGGCGGACGGATGACTACACGGAAATGACCTTTAACCTGGGTGGGGAGCCCAGCAGCCCTTCGGCCATGGTGAAGCAGCTTCGGATTATAGAGCCCTACCCTGCCCTGCCAGCCTTGAGCCCCCCTGTCGAGCCCAAGGTCATCCGAGCTGACCCCCAGGGCAGGCGGCGACACAGTTCGGAGAccttctcctcctctcccagtGCGCCCAGCAGCGCCCCTCAGTCCAGTGCCCTCCTGATGGATGGCAGCAAGCGACACAGCTCGGCCTCCTTTGACAGCGTCTGGCTCCGGATGGAAGGTACGGGCTCCCTGGAGGTTGCGGGGGACGTGGGGTGCagctccagcagcaggatgtgtcGCAACACCTCTGCCGGCTATCAGAACGGCCTCAACTACATCGCCCTGGACCTCCGGGAAGACCCCCAGGGCTGCTGCGACCTGGTGTCCCCTTCTGTCCCCCCTCCACCTCCTCTGGCTGAAAGCGGAGCTTACGCCAGGATAAAGTTCCCCAAGTCCGACGGACTGACCGCTGCCTCAAAAG